The Dehalococcoidales bacterium DNA segment GGAGAGAGCGGGCAGGATAACGGTGGCTGATATTGGCATCCCCGCGTACCTGGCGGAAGAGGAGGCCGCTGAGCTTATCACGGCTGACTGGGTAGAGTCGGTTCTTCCCGGACGTCCGCTCGGCGCTAACAAGGGGACATTCGGTAAAGTGCTGGTGATGGCAGGCTCACTCAACTACATCGGCGCTGCCTACTTGGCGTGTGATGGCGCGATGAGAGCTGGCGCCGGACTGGTAACGCTGGCAACGGCGACCAGTTTGCAGCCTGTTCTGGCCGCCAAGCTGACCGAAGTTACCTATCTGCCTTTACTTGAGTCCAGTCCCGGAATCATTGCGGCGGAAGCTGCCGCAATGATAAATCAGGAACTCAAGAATTATGATGTGTTCTTTCTGGGTTGCGGACTGGGACAAAGCCCCTCGGTCCGCCAGCTGGTTAAATCGGTCCTTTTCCGGCAGAAGCCGGCACCGGCTCGTCTGGTTATCGATGCTGATGGCCTCAATACCCTGGCCAAAACAGTGCGCTGGTGGCAGCGGTTGCCCGGTGATGCTATACTTACTCCACATCCCGGCGAGATGGCCAGGATGACCGGACTTTCAATAGATGAGGTGCAGTCAGACAGGGCGAGCATTACCGTAAGGTTAGCTCAGCAGTGGCAGAAGACCGTTGTCCTGAAAGGAGCTTATACCGTTATCGCTTCACCTGAAGGGCAGATCAGGATTAGCCCGGCGGCAAACCCGGGCCTTGCGTCAGCCGGTACCGGAGACGTTCTCGGCGGTGTTATTGCCGCGCTTCTGGCGCAGGGACTGAACCCTTTTGATGCTGCCGCCTGCGGCGTCTACCTTCACGGTGCGGCCGGTGAACTTGTCAGGAACAGGCTGGGTGATACCGGGATGATTGCCACCGATCTCTTGCCGGCGTTGCCGCTGGCAATCAAGCAACTGAAAGAAAACAGGGGTTAGCAGAGAAGAAGGCGATGCTACTAGCCGTTGATGTTGGTAATACTAATATCACCCTCGGGGTCTTCGATGGTGAAGAGATCCGGGCTACCTGGCGCATGGCGACCAATGTCAACCAGATGGCGGATGAGTACGCCGCTCTGCTTTTAAACCTGCTTCAATATAAGGGCATTTCTCCGCTTGATATAAAGGATATCGTCCTGTGCAGTGTTGTTCCGCCGCTGACCACCACTTTCGCTGACCTGGCGCAGCGGTACTTTCACGTGGCGCCGCTGATAGTAGGGGCCGGAGTTAAGACCGGAGTCAGAATCCGGATGGACAACCCGAGAGAGGTCGGCGCTGACCGCATCGCCGACGCTGCCGCTGCCCACCATCTTTACGGTGGCTCGGTAATCGTTATTGACCTGGGTACAGCCACCACCTTCGGCATCATCTCGAAAGAAGGCGACTACATCGGC contains these protein-coding regions:
- a CDS encoding NAD(P)H-hydrate dehydratase, which translates into the protein MKILTVEQMRQAERDSARIGLPASQLMENAGKAVADEVRRILGAVNRQCILVLVGPGNNGGDGLVAARHLHDWGARVELYLFGQRSPDDRSFEMVRERGITCVDAALDKNQNRLSSLLETATAVIDAVFGTGKSRSLADNFVAVFERVNETRKKRHALRIIALDLPSGLDADSGSVDAACLYADDTITLGFPKPGLFNFPGAERAGRITVADIGIPAYLAEEEAAELITADWVESVLPGRPLGANKGTFGKVLVMAGSLNYIGAAYLACDGAMRAGAGLVTLATATSLQPVLAAKLTEVTYLPLLESSPGIIAAEAAAMINQELKNYDVFFLGCGLGQSPSVRQLVKSVLFRQKPAPARLVIDADGLNTLAKTVRWWQRLPGDAILTPHPGEMARMTGLSIDEVQSDRASITVRLAQQWQKTVVLKGAYTVIASPEGQIRISPAANPGLASAGTGDVLGGVIAALLAQGLNPFDAAACGVYLHGAAGELVRNRLGDTGMIATDLLPALPLAIKQLKENRG
- a CDS encoding type III pantothenate kinase, giving the protein MLLAVDVGNTNITLGVFDGEEIRATWRMATNVNQMADEYAALLLNLLQYKGISPLDIKDIVLCSVVPPLTTTFADLAQRYFHVAPLIVGAGVKTGVRIRMDNPREVGADRIADAAAAHHLYGGSVIVIDLGTATTFGIISKEGDYIGGIIATGIATAAEALFTRTAQLPRVELVRPRHVIGSNTVAAMQSGIIYGYASLVEGMLSRIQQELGEKALVVATGGYAGLIAGETAVIDRVNPDLTLIGLRLIYLMNKE